A section of the Perognathus longimembris pacificus isolate PPM17 chromosome 7, ASM2315922v1, whole genome shotgun sequence genome encodes:
- the Ubiad1 gene encoding ubiA prenyltransferase domain-containing protein 1, whose protein sequence is MAALPAPGPKIHIQAGDGVQAGEREPLGPGGPEQDRPPQRSWRQKCASYVLALRPWSFSASLTPVALGSALAYRSQGVLDPRLLVGCAVAVLAVHGAGNLVNTYYDFSKGIDHKKSDDRTLVDRILEPQDVVRFGVFLYTLGCVCAACLYYLSSLKLEHLALIYFGGLSGSFLYTGGIGFKYVALGDLVILITFGPLAVMFAYAVQVGSLATFPLLYAIPLALSTEAILHSNNTRDMESDREAGIVTLAILIGPTLSYVLYTVLLFLPYLGFSVLATHCSISLALPLLTMPVAFSLERQFRSQAFNKLPQRTAKLNLLLGLFYVFGIILAPAGSLPRL, encoded by the exons ATGGCTGCCTTGCCGGCCCCGGGACCGAAGATCCACATCCAAGCCGGAGACGGCGTCCAGGCCGGGGAGAGGGAGCCGCTGGGCCCCGGCGGGCCGGAGCAGGACCGGCCTCCCCAGCGCTCCTGGAGGCAGAAGTGCGCCTCCTACGTGCTGGCCCTGAGGCCCTGGAGCTTCAGTGCCTCTCTCACCCCGGTGGCCCTGGGCAGTGCCCTGGCGTACCGATCCCAGGGCGTCCTGGATCCCAGGTTGCTGGTGGGCTGTGCCGTGGCTGTCCTGGCCGTGCACGGGGCCGGGAATTTGGTCAACACGTACTATGACTTTTCCAAGGGCATTGATCACAAGAAGAGTGATGACAGGACTCTGGTGGACCGCATCTTGGAGCCTCAGGACGTTGTTCGGTTTGGGGTCTTCCTCTACACCCTGGGCTGTGTCTGTGCCGCCTGCCTGTACTACCTGTCCTCTCTGAAACTGGAGCACCTGGCGCTCATCTACTTCGGAGGCCTCTCCGGCTCCTTTCTGTACACAGGAG GCATTGGATTCAAGTACGTGGCCCTGGGCGACCTGGTGATCCTCATCACTTTCGGCCCGCTGGCGGTGATGTTCGCCTACGCCGTGCAGGTGGGCTCGCTGGCGACCTTCCCCCTGCTCTACGCCATCCCGCTGGCCCTCAGCACCGAGGCCATCCTTCATTCCAACAACACCCGGGACATGGAGTCCGACCGGGAGGCGGGCATCGTCACGCTGGCCATCCTCATCGGCCCCACCCTCTCCTACGTGCTCTACACCGTGCTGCTCTTCCTGCCCTACCTGGGCTTCAGCGTCCTGGCCACGCACTGCAGCATCAGCCTGGCGCTGCCCCTGCTCACCATGCCCGTGGCCTTCTCCCTGGAGCGGCAGTTCCGCAGCCAGGCCTTCAACAAGCTGCCCCAGAGGACAGCCAAGCTCAACCTCCTGCTGGGGCTCTTCTACGTCTTTGGCATCATCCTGGCGCCAGCCGGCAGCCTGCCCAGACTCTGA